In Bacillus sp. FJAT-45037, the following are encoded in one genomic region:
- a CDS encoding ABC transporter transmembrane domain-containing protein: protein MSVFKDLWWFFKQERFSYGLGIVVLAFVSLFTLIPPYIVGIIVDHIAEQTLTTQILLQWIGVLVGVAFIVYVLRFVWRIMIFGAAIRLARLLRNQLYEHFTNMSSRFYQRQRTGDLMAHATNDIRAVQATAGQGVLTLVDSLTMGGFVIITMALTISWELTLISLIPMPFMALLTSYYGTLLHKRFHVAQAAFSELNDTVQESITGVRVAKAFGQEHHEIEGFRKKSEEVVEKNVAVSKIDALFDPTISFIVGISYFLAVVFGARYVIADELTIGQLTSFTIYLGLLIWPMLAFGWLFNIVERGRASYDRIISLLSEKQDITDDAAKIDTVARGDLQIDVPSFTYPGADVRVLKHIDVHLKEGETLGIVGKTGSGKSTFIRILQREYNLDNGTIHIGGTEVNDYSLDALKKAFGNVPQEHFLFSATIADNVAFARPNARFEEIAAACQLANIHEDILRFDQGYETVVGERGVTLSGGQKQRISIARALIADPNILILDDSLSAVDAKTEEQILRSLRENRKGKTTIITAHRLSAIKHADVILVLADGEIIERGTHDQLMKENGWYQNMYQHQQLESEVEAGGEE, encoded by the coding sequence ATGTCGGTTTTTAAAGATTTATGGTGGTTCTTTAAGCAGGAACGCTTTTCATATGGGTTGGGAATTGTCGTATTAGCTTTTGTCTCCCTATTTACACTCATTCCACCTTATATCGTAGGAATTATCGTTGACCATATTGCCGAACAGACGCTCACGACTCAGATCCTCTTGCAATGGATTGGGGTATTGGTTGGAGTAGCATTCATTGTGTATGTCCTACGTTTCGTGTGGCGAATTATGATATTTGGAGCAGCCATTCGCCTAGCTCGTCTGTTAAGGAATCAACTGTATGAACACTTTACAAACATGTCGAGTCGTTTTTATCAACGTCAACGCACGGGCGATTTAATGGCACATGCAACGAATGATATTCGAGCGGTGCAAGCAACGGCTGGTCAAGGGGTTTTAACATTAGTTGATTCATTAACGATGGGTGGCTTCGTCATCATTACGATGGCTCTGACCATTAGTTGGGAGCTCACATTAATTAGTTTAATCCCGATGCCGTTTATGGCGCTTTTAACAAGCTATTACGGGACACTATTACATAAGCGATTTCATGTCGCTCAAGCTGCCTTTTCTGAGTTAAACGATACCGTTCAAGAAAGCATTACAGGTGTTCGTGTCGCCAAGGCGTTCGGGCAAGAACATCATGAAATTGAAGGGTTTAGAAAGAAATCAGAAGAAGTCGTGGAGAAAAATGTCGCGGTCTCTAAAATTGATGCGTTATTTGATCCAACGATCTCCTTTATCGTTGGGATTTCGTATTTTTTGGCTGTTGTTTTTGGAGCGAGATATGTGATTGCTGATGAATTGACAATCGGACAATTAACGAGCTTCACCATTTATTTAGGTCTTTTAATTTGGCCGATGCTTGCTTTTGGATGGTTATTTAACATTGTCGAAAGAGGCCGAGCTTCCTATGATCGGATTATTTCTTTATTAAGTGAAAAACAAGACATAACGGATGATGCAGCAAAAATAGACACCGTCGCTCGTGGTGACTTACAAATTGACGTACCATCCTTTACGTATCCAGGTGCGGATGTGCGCGTGCTTAAACACATCGATGTCCATTTAAAAGAAGGCGAAACCCTCGGCATTGTTGGAAAAACAGGAAGTGGTAAGTCCACATTCATTCGGATTTTGCAACGTGAATACAATTTAGACAACGGGACGATTCATATCGGAGGAACAGAGGTCAACGATTATTCCCTCGACGCTTTAAAGAAGGCATTCGGAAATGTCCCACAAGAACATTTCTTATTCTCAGCGACGATTGCAGACAATGTGGCATTTGCAAGACCGAATGCGCGGTTTGAAGAAATTGCTGCTGCTTGCCAATTAGCAAATATTCATGAAGATATTCTCAGGTTTGACCAAGGATATGAAACGGTAGTCGGTGAGCGTGGTGTGACACTCTCGGGGGGGCAAAAACAACGAATATCTATCGCAAGAGCCCTCATAGCCGATCCAAATATTTTAATTTTAGATGATTCACTTTCAGCTGTCGATGCGAAAACGGAGGAACAAATATTACGATCTTTGCGTGAAAATCGAAAAGGGAAAACGACGATTATCACCGCGCACCGTCTTAGTGCGATTAAGCATGCTGATGTGATCTTAGTATTAGCGGACGGGGAGATTATTGAACGTGGGACGCACGATCAATTAATGAAAGAAAATGGCTGGTATCAAAATATGTATCAACATCAACAGCTTGAATCAGAAGTGGAAGCGGGAGGGGAGGAATAA
- a CDS encoding YneF family protein, with protein sequence MPWIHILGYTIAVLAGVAIGFFIARKTMMSYLKKNPPINEQMLRVMMMQMGQNPSQKKINQMMKAMQKQQTK encoded by the coding sequence ATGCCATGGATTCATATTTTAGGCTATACGATTGCAGTTCTTGCAGGTGTGGCAATTGGTTTCTTTATCGCACGTAAAACAATGATGTCATACTTGAAGAAGAACCCGCCAATTAATGAGCAGATGCTTCGAGTAATGATGATGCAAATGGGTCAAAACCCATCACAAAAGAAAATTAACCAAATGATGAAAGCAATGCAAAAGCAACAAACAAAATAA
- the sirA gene encoding sporulation inhibitor of replication protein SirA: MRHYQLYLLEEDVAQYYYGQESKLFHLFLERTKATAEQRMIIDAQIEYISKPMPGLLLQQKMITSFSHLPIYRVHKHIHLLEIEHPESCAELLLQKQSITLTSTGEIEAETMFFEVLRKIDPYFFAVNTQSHRFGWLNPIKQVKYV; encoded by the coding sequence ATGAGGCATTATCAACTTTATCTGCTAGAAGAGGATGTTGCGCAGTATTATTATGGTCAGGAATCTAAATTATTTCATCTCTTCTTAGAGCGTACAAAAGCTACCGCAGAACAAAGAATGATTATAGATGCACAGATTGAATATATATCTAAACCAATGCCAGGACTCTTGTTACAACAAAAAATGATTACTAGCTTTTCTCATCTACCAATATATCGCGTCCATAAACATATTCACTTGCTTGAAATCGAGCATCCAGAAAGTTGTGCAGAATTACTTCTTCAAAAGCAATCGATAACCCTTACATCAACTGGGGAAATCGAGGCAGAAACGATGTTTTTTGAAGTACTTCGGAAAATTGACCCTTACTTCTTTGCTGTGAACACACAATCACATCGTTTTGGTTGGCTGAATCCGATCAAACAAGTGAAATATGTCTGA